A single Papaver somniferum cultivar HN1 unplaced genomic scaffold, ASM357369v1 unplaced-scaffold_85, whole genome shotgun sequence DNA region contains:
- the LOC113346003 gene encoding uncharacterized protein LOC113346003 → MGKEIMVDEELLNKNSAAYTKSYMGPNSGHMVANTWRQDKENDRDSTPHKGPTATLSPRKSPRLIEKAKRTVGVSLTKMVLDFENHVEEPTQASSQGIVNLDDDSLGTEFWKSAADKVDVVEEAVNATKESVLHLQNLNADDCHPEDQPWSQPLIYSEGEDDADWKEFLHNFSMKSSAGKDSEEDDEDDHYDQLLETDDEVEVFKEVKEPLIDFEIEKGKGKEIANGSEDHYGPEMVGRPLPNHEVRVVDNGQHWFDDSDFEDFLVAADSVDNELFPEPENEIQVVVDDRIDEGMEFPDKTAFKKHLRNYCVSTRTECKFSKSDNIRIKAVCKGFGEPILCPWYISARRIPGEATWSIRDFHLHHTCIGDPYGRNSCANPEFVAQHVINKLRKSHGKNVPKPSEIAAEFWTSHNTLIPYHVAWKARNNVLERINGSFDESFRLIPSLCEMIKRTNPGSIATFTYGRDNRFESVTISFDAPMRGFTNGCRNVVGLDGCHLKGKYGGCLLSATALDGQNGLVPLGIMVCRNECAENWFLFLNNLKHKLADHPVEPINFISDRQKGLRDAVQKLFPTSPHRHMYANFKMHYKGSKVHTLFWNAARAYKPKHFQAHMDSMMSENVSACQYLMGEDPKSWCRAFFDHKSACEHLSNNFSESFNNMITNIREKPVCKLVLMYGQLVMGLFYKRRNACVGWDSGDLVPTAKKLLKKMFKKTGEYKVEGAVAGKLYEVTSIHNTIFTVDLEKHTCSCMQWQLRGFPCQHAVCALQQIRPNWVEYCARYYSVDNYRTTYSPDMVPLEGPEDWDEPRTIIVPPLLIRKPGRPRKNRRKAYNETLSEKKVRCCSKCKLPGHNKTTCPGGAIGSNTKRNGSTSEEGGLAFQSQSSSQAGSAGGSMPATKKPRRFT, encoded by the exons TGCAAATACTTGGAGACAGGACAAAGAAAATGACAG GGATTCAACACCTCATAAAGGTCCAACGGCAACTTTATCTCCCAGGAAAAGCCCAAGGCTGATTGAAAAAGCTAAGAGGACGGTTGGTGTTAGTTTAACTAAGATGGTTCTGGATTTTGAGAACCATGTTGAGGAGCCGACACAGGCTAGCAGTCAGGGAATTGTGAATCTAGATGATGATTCACTAGGTACTGAATTCTGGAAATCAGCCGCGGATAAAGtagatgttgttgaagaagctgTCAATGCGACTAAGGAATCAGTGTTGCACCTTCAGAATCTTAATGCAGATGATTGTCACCCGGAAGACCAACCATGGAGCCAACCACTCATATACAGTGAGGGTGAAGATGATGCTGATTGGAAGGAGTTTTTACACAATTTTAGTATGAAAAGCAGTGCTGGTAAGGATAGTGAGGAAGACGATGAAG ATGATCATTATGACCAGTTGTTGGAGACGGATGATGAAGTTGAAG TTTTCAAAGAAGTTAAGGAACCACTGATTGATTTTGAGATTGAAAAGGGTAAAGGGAAGGAAATTGCTAATGGATCAGAAGATCATTATGGTCCTGAAATGGTTGGTAGGCCATTACCTAATCATGAAGTTAGAGTGGTTGATAATGGGCAACATTGGTTTGATGACAGTGATTTTGAAGATTTCCTTGTTGCTGCTGATTCAGTGGATAATGAGTTATTCCCTGAACCAGAAAATGAAATACAAGTTGTAGTTGATGACAGAATTGATGAGGGGATGGAATTTCCAGACAAGACCGCTTTTAAGAAACATCTCAGAAACTACTGTGTATCTACTAGGACAGAATGCAAGTTTAGTAAGAGTGATAATATTAGAATCAAGGCTGTGTGTAAAGGATTTGGAGAGCCCATTCTATGTCCGTGGTATATATCTGCAAGGAGGATCCCTGGTGAGGCGACTTGGAGCATAAGAGATTTCCACTTGCACCACACTTGTATTGGGGATCCTTATGGGAGGAATTCATGTGCAAATCCAGAATTTGTAGCTCAACATGTGATTAACAAGCTAAGGAAGTCACATGGAAAGAATGTACCTAAACCTTCTGAGATTGCTGCCGAGTTTTGGACAAGCCACAACACCTTGATCCCGTATCACGTTGCATGGAAGGCTAGAAACAATGTGTTGGAGAGGATAAACGGAAGCTTTGATGAGAGTTTTAGACTCATACCAAGTCTGTGTGAAATGATCAAAAGGACTAATCCCGGATCAATTGCTACTTTCACTTACGGAAG AGACAATCGATTTGAATCTGTGACCATATCTTTTGATGCCCCAATGAGGGGTTTTACAAATGGTTGTAGAAATGTGGTTGGGCTGGATGGTTGTCACCTGAAGGGAAAGTATGGTGGTTGTCTACTATCTGCCACTGCTCTTGATGGGCAGAATGGATTGGTTCCTTTGGGTATCATGGTTTGTAGAAACGAGTGTGCGGAGAACTGGTTCTTGTTCTTGAATAATCTCAAGCATAAATTGGCTGATCATCCCGTTGAGCCAATCAACTTCATATCTGATAGACAGAAGGGTTTGAGAGACGCTGTCCAAAAGTTGTTCCCTACTTCACCACATAG ACACATGTATGCAAACTTCAAAATGCACTACAAGGGATCTAAAGTACACACACTATTCTGGAATGCTGCTAGAGCTTATAAGCCTAAACACTTTCAG GCACACATGGATAGTATGATGTCAGAGAATGTTAGTGCTTGTCAGTATTTGATGGGCGAGGATCCTAAAAGCTGGTGCAGGGCCTTTTTTGACCACAAGAGCGCTTGTGAACACTTGAGTAACAACTTTTCTGAAAGTTTCAATAACATGATAACCAACATTAGGGAGAAACCTGTCTGCAAGCTAGTTTTGATGTATGGACAGCTAGTGATGGGGCTGTTTTACAAGAGAAGAAATGCTTGTGTTGGATGGGATTCTGGGGATTTGGTTCCTACTGCCAAAAAATTATTGAAGAAGATGTTTAAGAAAACAGGGGAATATAAGGTAGAAGGAGCGGTTGCTGGCAAGCTTTATGAAGTCACAAGCATACATAATACAATATTCACTGTTGACCTTGAGAAACATACTTGCAGCTGCATGCAATGGCAGCTGAGGGGTTTCCCCTGTCAACACGCAGTCTGTGCTCTGCAGCAAATCAGGCCCAATTGGGTTGA GTATTGTGCCAGATACTACTCAGTGGATAACTACAGGACCACCTATTCCCCTGATATGGTGCCATTGGAAGGGCCTGAGGACTGGGATGAG CCAAGAACAATTATTGTTCCTCCATTGCTCATTAGGAAACCGGGCCGGCCTAGGAAGAACAGAAGGAAGGCCTATAATGAGACCCTATCCGAGAAGAAAGTCAGGTGCTGCAGCAAATGCAAGCTGCCTGGTCACAACAAGACAACTTGTCCTGGTGGTGCAATTGGCTCTAATACAAAGAGAAATGGGTCTACATCTGAAGAAGGCGGATTGGCATTTCAATCCCAATCATCATCACAAGCTGGAAGTGCTGGTGGTTCTATGCCTGCAACGAAGAAGCCAAGAAGATTTACTTGA